TACCCATAGACTTGGCGGTTGCAAACCGCCGTCACCCCTACGTCACCTCCTTGCGCTGCACCTCGATTTCACCGAGGATCGTATCCTGCCTGATACGGAACTGGTTCATCTTCATCAGCTCTAACACAGCGAGGAATGTAACAATCACTTCCGCCTTCGAGGTGGCCGCCAGAAAGAGTGCAGTAAACTTGATACTGGCCCCAGGTGCCATCGCGCCGAGAAGGTATTCGATTTTATCCGAAACCGTAAAACGGTCGTCGACAATGTCACCGAGGTCCGTCGATTCCTCAAAGCGTTTCAGCACATTCTGGAACGCCCTGATCAGGTCGAAAATATTGACATCCGGCAGCGGTTCATCGGCATCCTCGACAGGGGGAGCCGTCTTCTCCGGCATGTGGGCAAAGAAATTCTCCTGCTCGGTCTCCTTGCGCGACAGGAAACCTGCGGCGTCTTTGAATTTTTTATACTCGATCAGCTGGCGGATCAGTTCCCAGCGGGGGTCATCCTCCTCGATATCCTCCTCGGGAGGCATCACCGACTTCGGCAGCAGGGTGCGGCTCTTGATATACATCAGATTGGCCGCCATCACGATAAACTCCGACGCCAGGTCGATGTTGAGCATCTTGAAGGTGTCGATGTATGTGAGATACTGCTTGGTGATCCGCTCAATGGAAATCGTATGGATATCTACCTCGTCCTTTTTGATCAGGTAAAGGAGCAGATCCAGGGGACCCTCGAAAATATCGAGTCTGACTTTGTAATCGGTGGTTTCCACGTGGGGGAGATCGATAGGTTATCCCGCCCCCTCAGGCGAGGAAAAATTTACCCTCCAGGCAGTAAACCCCGTCAAATCGCCCTATTAACGGCAACCGCGGTAGCCACCGTAATACCCGCCATAGTGGCCGCTACGCCGGTAATGGCCACTATGATGATGACCGTTGTTGTGACCCGCCGCATAAGCCACGGCACCAAGAGCCAGCGCCCCCACCGCCACTGCGCCAGGGTCAACGGTTTGTATCGGCCTTCCGTATGAATCATACGAGGTCACGCAGTTCGAAAAGAGCAGCGCCGAAGCAATGCCGGCCACGGTGAGCTTGATCCATGATTTTCTGTGTTCCATGCCCTAATAGACGGAGGTTTGGGCTGCTTTATTCACAAAATTTGACAGGATTTTTCTGAATGGCCACATCACCAGCCGCCGCATCGTCGCAACAACAAAAAGTAGGACGAGTTTCCAACTTGTCGGCAACCCAAGCGACGCCTTTTTCGAGAAAAATGGCAGCCAAATCATCCGCGAGCATGACGTTTCTTTCTCCTTCGGATGAACACAAACACAATGCCCACAACCAAAAAGCCAATCATCAATCGGGCTGCCATAGAAGGTTGCAGCGGCTTACCCCAAGGACGTGGATGCACAAGATTCGCAACGTCAAACCCCTCCTCGCCCCAAACCGTATCAGCACCACCATCAAACAAGGTTTTCCCCATTCCTATCTTGGCTTTGCACGTGTCTTTGTTGATCAGTAGTTGTTTGACCGCGCCGTCAATACGCAGCACAACGGCTTTATGGTCGTAAGGCTTGGGGTCAAACTGGACACCCTCCCCCGACATGGGGGCGAGCAGGACCGGGCGGCCTGAGTTATCCGAGGTCGATTGGTTTTTCACGTAAGAAAACCCACATTCCCCCGCCTCAAGAATCCGGCTGCGCGAAGAAATATCGTCATCAGCTTTCCGGCCTGGGTCCTTTTCCCACGGAGCGACAAATATTTGCTCCGATTTCGTATAGCCACCAGCAATGAACTGGCCCATGTAGTCGTTCGAATACTCGCCCTTGCAGGTTCTCAGGTCAACTATGGGTTCGCCTCCCATTCCTGTATGCAAAATGGCTGTCGCATCGCCAGGAAACTCGCCGTAGTCCTGATCGAATTCAATGAGAAGATAGAAAACCTGCTTGGCATTACTGGTAGTGGAAGTCATCGCAGCTTTTTTATGCGATTTCATTACCACCGGAGTAGTCACGAAGGCCAGCGCGAGCACCAGCAACACACCTAATACAACCATGCCATAAGTTATACGTGGTTTCAGTTTCGGATCTTGTTCTTCCATGGTTTTATGGGTTGATGTTTATTTGGGGAAAACGAGATGACTTCGGTCAAATGCGTTTGGAAAAATTGGTTTGCCGTCGTCATAGGTAGCGATGCCTGTTTTGGGATCCACTTTCACAAATCGCGCCAGTCCGTCAGCCCTGAGCACGATGCCTTTTCCGTTGTAACACTCGGGATCAAAGCTGAGACCATTCCTATTCATATTCGCCAGTAGAATGGGTCCCCCTGCCGTTGTCGCTGACTGGTTCTTTACGTAGGAAAACCCGCACTCACCAGCTTCAAGAACCTTCGACCACGAAGAGACATCATAATCTGGCCGCTTATTTACCGTAGCACCACCACGGGCATAAAACAGCTCCTCGGACTTGGTATAACCTCCCGCGATCAGCTGCCCCAGGTAGTCGTTAGAGAATTCACCCTTAAACGAATGATCGTTGTATGAAACATCACCATCGGGATCGTCTTTATGCACCTCGGCCGTTTCATCACTAGGAAAACTACCGTAATCCTGATCGAACTCTATCAAGAGATAGTAGATTTGTTTTGCATTACTCAATTCGCTACTACCGTGATGAGGCCCCTTCGTTTTCATCACGACGGGCAAAGCAATAACGACTAACACAACAAGCACCACCCCAACCAAGCCTCCCATCAACCAGGGATTACCACGCTTTTGTTCTGAATTCACCTTTTCCATGGTCACCATGATTCACAGAAGTATGAAATAATGATGAAGCCAGGGTGAAAAAACGGTGAATTGATCCAATCATCCACTTTTTCATGGCTTCATGACTTCACTTCCAACGTCCCTTCGGTAACGCCGAGTTTTTCCATCACATCCAGATCCTGCCAGAGGTGGCTGCCGGAGGTTTCGCCTGATAGAAGTTGCTGATAGGCTTTCAGCGTTTCACCCGTTGCCGTTGCATCTTCATCGAGAAGGTCAATGCGGAACCTCCTCAAGCCGGTGCCACGCATTTGTTGGTAAAAGCGGGCACCTGTCTGGGCCCGACCATTAAACAGGGTGTTCCGACAGCCCACATCCGCCTTCAGGGTGTGCAGCTGCCCTACGCGATCCTTCATCTGCACGTGATGTTTTTCACACGGCTTACCACAATCCAGGATACTCGTCCCCTCACTCATAAAGGAGCAAAACACACAGTGCTCCATATGAAACATCGGCATGTGCTGGTGAAGTGTCAGCTCAAACCAATCGGTCGGCGCAGCTAACAGAAGGTCGAGAACCTGCCGGATATTCAAATCATAGGAAACCGTCAGATGATCCAGCCCACCTTCCTCGCTAAGGATCTTCGCCGTCAGCGGGTTGGCACAATTCAGGGAAAAATCACCGGTTTTGTACAGGTCGGCCCGATCTTTAAAGTAAGCGACCCCACCCAGGTTACGGATCAGCACCCCATCGGGCTCGGCGCGCTCGACGACTTTAAAAAAACCGGCTTCACCCGGTTTCTGTATCCGCGGGGTGGCGAGGTGAATGCGGGCACCCTTGGACTGCCTGACCAATGCCACCGCCTCCTTGCCTCGGCGGATATCTTCGAAGTCGACATAGATGTTAGTAATGCCGACATCGAGCGCGGCCTCAACCTGCTCCATCGACCGGCATAAGGCAGAGAGCTCACGATGGTGTGACTCGTCTGTTTTCCGGGTCGGCAGGAGGTCTTTGAGACTGACTTGGGTTGATGCGGGCGGGACACCCAGGTTCGCTTGAGCGGGCTCTTGGTCCATGGCCTCGACGAGTGCCCGGCGGAGTCGGTTCACCGCCGAAACCGGCATCATCACAGCACCGACGAGTTCGTTGGTGACCGTACCCAGTTTCCACGCCGTGCCACCTAAGCGACCTAACTGTTGTTCAAGAAACTCCGTGGTAAATGGTCGGCTCTGGGCCGCCTCGAGCGTTTCAGAAGAGGTTACTGACACCTTGCCACAACGAAGGACCATGGCTTGCCCGGCCTCGCCTGCCACGGTGATATTGAGGGTGTCCCGGATGGGTTCGAGCCTGGCGTTTTTCCAGCTTGCCTTAAGGGCCTTGTTGAGTTTGGGATCGTCTGTCTTCCAGATTTTCAACCCGTCTTTGATCCCCTCTTTGATTTTATTCCAATCGAGTCCACTCTGCTCGCGGTGAAACAGGAGCCGGTTTCCCTGCACCTCCCAGATCCGGGCACCCTGCTCATCATCGCGGTTCTCGCCGGCATCAAATACAACCCCATCACCCGCTTTCATGGGAATCCCGGTCGCTAGTTTCACTTCCACCCAGCCGCGCTCACAAGCAGTGACCTCGCCGACGTAGACGCCCCGTTTTTTACCAAACCTACCATGCGTCAGGCGCGGGTGGTTGGTCCCTTCCAGCCAGCCGGTCGAGAGCCCACGGGAAAAGGTCATCTCCATGCTGTAGCGGTCCTCCCTGGTAATGGGGCTTTCCTTCCCGGCCACAGCGGCATCAATCGCCTTGCGATACACCCTGGTAATGGCAGCCACGTATTCTGGCGACTTCAATCGACCCTCGATTTTATAGGAAACAACCCCCTGCCTGACAAGATCAGGAATCAAATCGACTGCGGCGAGATCCTGGGGACTGAGCAGATAACGCACCTCCTCCAGGTCACGCTCTTCACCATCGATTACCAGCGTATAAGGCATCCTGCACGCCTGCGCGCACTCGCCCCGGTTGGCCGACCTTTGCCCGAGACTCTCACTTGTTAGACACTGACCTGAGTAGGCGACACAAAGTGCCCCGTGCACAAACACCTCCAGGGCCACACTCTCGGTCGGTTTGAATTTCCCGATTTCCTGCAGTGAAAGCTCCCGTGCGAGCACGGCGCGGTCGAGCTGATAGAGCTGATCCGCAAACTGCAATCCTTCGGGCGAAGTAATCGTCATCTGGGTGGACGCGTGGATCTCAAGATTCGGCGCCACATGCCGCGCCAACCTCGCCAAGCCAAGATCCTGCACAATGATGGCATCGACACCACATTGATCGAGTAATCGTAGCTGCGCCTCGGCCGACTCCATCTCACCGGTAAAAATCAGCGTATTCATGGTGACAAAACCACGCACACCATGGGCGTGGAGGAACTCCATCAACTCCGGCAGGTCGTCATCGGTGAAGTTGTCGGCACGAAGCCGGGCATTGAATTTCGGCAGGCCAAAAAAAATCGCGTCCGCCCCATTGGCCACCGCCGCGCGGGCACAATCCCAGTTTCCCGCTGGAGAAAGAAGTTCAGGTGAGCGATCAGTGGTGCCGGACATCAGGCATAGCCTTACTGAACCTGACCGACATTGTCCACTCACGAAAAATGAGAATCTCTCCACGGCGGAGGAAATCCCCTTGCCCTATGCGCCAAAATACTTTGCCATAGCCCCGCCAGTCTGATCCTGCTGAGAAAATGACAGATACCCCACTGATGAAAGATGGCCTGGGCGAGGCCGCGGTAGAACGTATCATCGATGCGCTTCAGGCTGCCGGTGCCGGGTTCTCCCGCGATAGCTTTCTCAGGGATGCCCTGTCGGTCCTGGAAAACCTCGAACTCAAGGACCGCGTTCGCCACATCATCACCGTGATGGGTGTCCATCTGCCCGCTTCATTTCCCGAAACAGCAGCTATCCTGGGCGAAATCCGCGACCACTGGCCAGAGACTGACGCCAGGGACAAACGCCAGATCTTCGCCGCCTGGCCAATCGTCGACTACGTCGCTGCCCACGGCCTCAACCACCCACAGATCGCGCTACCGCTGCTGCGCTATCTCACCCCCATGTTTTCCGCCGAGTTTGCCATCAGGGCATTCCTCGAAGTCCATCCGGAGCAAACCTACAGCCAGATGCTGCTCTGGTGCCTGGACAGCAATGCACACGTGCGTAGACTGGCGTCCGAGGGGATTCGACCACGCCTGCCCTGGGGCAAACAACTTCCTCAATACATCGACAACCCAAAACCGGTCATTTCCCTGCTGGAAAACCTCAAGGATGACCCCTCCGACTACGTCAGGCGATCCGTCGCTAACAACCTCAATGATGTCTCCAAAGACCACCCGGATCTTGTCATTGAAACGTGCCGACGCTGGCAGGCCGACAAGGTTTCCGCCCGGCAATGGATCATCCGTCACGCCACCCGCACGATGGTCAAGGACGGATACCGCGATGTTTTCCCGCTGCTGGGCTACACCCGCAGGCCCAAGCTGGACATCCGCCACCCGGAACTCTCCACCACCCACCTTTTGCTTGGTGACGCACTCGGTATTTCCACGCGGATCACGTCGACCTCCACCGACAAACAATACGTGGTCATCGACTACGCCGTGCACTACATGAAATCCAGCGGAAAGACTGCCTCCAAGGTCTTCAAGTGGAAAAACCTCCGTCTCAAGCCCGGACAGTCCGTGACGCTGGAAAAATCCCACCCGTTCAAAAAAATCACCACCCGCCGTCACTACCCGGGCGGACACAAAATCGAGATTCTGGTCAACGGCAGACACGCCGCAGAAACCCCTTTCGAGCTGCACATCCCCTAATGCTTGAAACTTCAAACTTCAAACTTGAAACTTCAAACTTGAAACTTGAAACTTGAGGGCTAAAAGCCCCCCATGAACTGCCACGGCCCACGGATGAATATGGACCCCTCTCTCCACACCGAGCGCAAGCCCGACTGGATCAAGGTGCGCCTCCCCAACGATCCTAAATTCTGGTCGACCAAATCCATGGTCACTGACTTGAACCTCGTTACCGTCTGTGAGGAAGCCCAGTGCCCGAACCGCTGGGAATGCTGGAGCCACGGCACCGCCACCTTTATGATCGCCGGTGAGAAATGCACCCGTGCTTGCGGATTCTGTGCGGTCAAGACCGCCCGCCCTGACCCGCTGGAAGCCGACGAACCCCAGCGTGTCGCCGAAGCCTGCAAACGCATGAATTTGCAGCATGTGGTGATCACCGCAGTCGCCCGTGACGACCTGCGCGATGGAGGGGCCGAGCACTTCAAGTTCGTCATCGAAGCCGTCCGCGCCGCAAACCCCGGTATCATTATCGAGGTCCTGACACCCGACTTCAACGACAAGGACTTCGCACTCGAGCTCTGCATGAGTGGTCGACCCCATATTTTCAACCACAACATCGAAACGGTCGAGCGCCTGACCGCGCTTGTCCGGAGTCGGGCCAAGTACCAACGCTCACTCACCGTGCTGAAAAAAGCCAAGGCGATCGCCGGGGGTAAAGTGGTGACCAAAAGCGGCCTGATGCTCGGACTCGGTGAGAAAGAGGTAGAGGTTCTCCAGGCGATGGATGACCTGCGCACCCACGATGTCACCGTGCTGACCCTGGGTCAGTACCTCCGTCCATCCCCGCGCCACCTGCCTGTGGTCGATTACGTCAAGCCGGAGAAATTTGCCGAATACAAGCAGATCGCCCTCGCCAAAGGCTTCCGCCACGTCGCCAGTGGTCCACTTGTCCGCAGCTCCTACCACGCCGCTGATTTCCGTCCCGAGCTCGACCTCATCGACGACATTGAAAAAGAAGCCGCCGCCGCACAGGCCTGATTTCGAAGTCATCCAGAGGCGTAAAAAAAGCGTGTGCCCGCCATGGACACACGCTTTGAAAATGATCGGCTGGGATTTGGATTAACGTCCGCCGCCGCGACCGCCGCGACCGCCACGGTCACCACGACCAAACCCGCCTTCGGAGAACTGTTTAATCCGGTCCTTGGATTCCTGGCTGAGGGCCTCTGTGGTTTCGAGATACTTGGTAGCAGCCTCCTTGTCCTGGCGCATCCATCCCACAGCGGTCATGCCAATGGCACGGCTACGGTCCCTTTCGTCGCTGATGGTTTCAGCGAGTTTCAGGTTCTGCTGGATGTCTCCACCCTGGTTGGACATGACGTAGGACGAAACCGCTTCATCACGCACCGCACCAGCGGGTTGTTTGTTGACAAACTCCAGGGCAGCGGCTGGGTCCTGACCCACCCATGATGAAACCACCCGGCCAATGCTTTCGCTCTGGGCCTCTTCAGTCCCGTTGGCCATCACCCAGGCAGCGGCGGCGGCGGGGTCTTCCCGACTCCACTCACGGGCGATGTCTTCCATGGCATTGGTGCGTGCATCCCCCTCCGGAATGGAGGTAATCTGGCCAGCGGCGGCTTTGGGATCGGAATCGGCCAGTCCACGAAGGGCACGGGCAGTGGCATCGGCTTGTTGGTCGGCAGGAAGGCCGGCAATCCACGATTTGGCTGCCGCCCAGTCCTTCGCACCCCACTCACGGGCGATGGTATTCTGAGCATCCCTGCGGGCCTCTTCATCCGTGATGGTTGAAAGCATACCAGCGGCTTTGCTCGGATCTTCCTTGGCGGCCTGTTCGAAAATCCCACTGATGGCATCCCTTTGGTCGCGACCTGTCAGGGTCTGCGCCCAAGCCATGGCTCCGGCGGAATCCTGGCGCGCCCACTCGGTGGCGATCACACCCGCGGTAGAACCGCCGCGACCTCCCCGGCCTCCCATCATTCCACCCATGCGGAATTCATTCGGGTTATCGGTGAAGTACTTGGCTGCATCCTGGGGATACTTGGCTGCCCAGCTCTGCATCACGGTGCCTTTGACAAACATGCCGGCCATTCCCATGGTCTTGGTGTATGCCATCGCAGCAGTCGGGTCTTCCTCACCCCAACGGGCAAAGAGCAGATAACCCACCATGATCCGCTCGCTCCATGGGAGGTCTTCGAGTTTTTTGGCCTCCTCTTCGAATTGTGACGGGTCGAGACCAGCGTAATAGTCCATCAGCGCCTGGAGGCGGGCATTCTGACCGGGAAGGGCCATCGCTTCGGCCGCACTTTTCACACGGCTCCCGCGGCTTACGGTACCCCCTGAAGAGGAAGAGGACGGTCCACCGGCTCGACGCGCCGTGCGGGCATCTGCGGGGATATCCTGATCGGAGTCAGGGGCGGGGGCGGCGTTTTTGCCGGCAATAAAGCCAGCGGCACCACCGATGACGAGGGCCGCGATTGGCCCGAGAACGGTTGCTTTCATAATATCAGTATGGTTGGTGTGTTGTAATTGGATGTATGCAACCAAGGAAGCGACACAAAGTTGCAAAATAGTTGAATTTTCAAAACCGGCTCAAAACTTGCCAGGCCCGGGTAATTCAACCTTCCATTTCCAGGCATATCCATTATGCCTACCGACGATGATCAACCACTCCGTTTCCCGTTGGTGCTTCGGCTCCACCCCGCTTGATTCACTCTGTGAGAAGTGCCACCAGCTAGGCATTTCAGCCCTTGACCTGCTGACACTCGACGAGATACCAGTGGTGCAAAACCTAGGCATCGAGTGCTCGATCACTGCGGCCCATCCCGACGCTGACGGTATCGGGGACATTGAGAAGGGCTTTAACAACCCCGCCTACCACCCTGCGCTGCACGCGATCTACCGAAAACTGATTCCCGCCGCCGCAAATCTCGGCGTGCAACAGGTGATCTGTTTTTCAGGAAACCGGGAAGGTGTCTCCGATGACCTGGGCATGGCCCATTGTGCCGCCGGCCTCGCTCCCTTGATCCCCCTGGCCGGGCAACACGGCGTCACCCTGGTCATGGAGCTGCTCAACTCCAAGGTGGACCACCCCGATTATCAATGTGACCACACCGCCTGGGGAGTCGCCCTTTGCCAAATGATGGACTCCGCTCATTTCAAGCTGCTCTATGACATCTATCACATGCAGATCATGGAGGGCGATGTGATCCGCACAATCCGGGAAAACCACAGGTACATCTCCCACTATCACACCGCGGGTGTACCCGGCAGGCACGAGTTTGATGAACGCCAGGAATTGAATTACCCGGCGATCACCCGCGCCATCGCCGCAACCGGATTTGATGGCTACATCGGCCAGGAATACGTGCCCACCACCGATGATCCCTTCGTGTTCCTCCCCCGCGCACTTGAGCTGTGTTCGGGCTACCCCCCCCCCCGCCACCGTTATGGCCCAGGCGGCGACTCCCTGTGGCCGCATCACCAGACACCGTGCCTCAAAAATTACGACGAACACGGCCGAATGTTCCACAGTTCGTGCCACCATAAAGTACGATGACAATGTGGAAACATTGCTAAAAGTTGAGACAAATCCCCCGATGACAATTTGGAAATCTAGTACGATGACAAATCAGCCGTTAACACCTATTTTCCCGGACTGGCCCCTCTCTTACATTTTAGAGGCTCTATTATCTTTACAAGCTCTCGATTTGGATTCTCTCCAACGTATTTATAATCGTCATACAAAACACCATCGCCGTAGAAGAGCAACACAACCGAACGTCGCCCCATATACAATTTTTCGATAAAGAAAAAATCGTTCGGACTGGGTCCTTCATCATAATATCCATACTCCTTCCTTTTTGCATCCAAGCGTCTTGGTGACTCTACAATTCTAGTTAGAATATTTCGAATCCTGCGGTGCTGATTCGGAGTTAAATTTATATCGACCTTGGGTATGTAGCTCTCAACTCCGTAATTACTTCTACCAATAAAGTAAACCGCATCCGAACGGTTCAATGCTTTGCTTGGTTTTTCAGTTGGCGAGCAAGAAAGTAACATTCCCGCCATAACTAAAGGCATTAGAACACAAAACGCTCTAATAAATTTTATTAGTGTCTCAGAGATGCGCATTTCTGGTAAAGTTCGTCGAAATTCTGATCAAATTCAGCAACGGTACAACGGTCCTTCACTGACCACCCAACCCCTTTTTTCTTATACTCTCCTTTGACACAAGCCTTGTGCCCTTCTGTGCCAATAGCAAACTTAGCACATTGCGCGTCTGCTTTTGAGTAAGCTTCAATTTCATGGCAAAGTGCAGTCCTACAATCCGTGTCTTGATCTGCTTTCCCGCTGCAATACTGCAAGGCATGAATCAACTCGTGGTGTAACACCTCTTCTAGGGTTCTACCGTTTCGCTTGAGATTGTTATAGCATATTTCAATAACACCATTCTTCTTTCTGCTTATCCTGCTACCCGAGAAAGTTCCACTGTTTCTATTATCGCAACAATTGCAATATATCAGAGGTGCTTTACATCTTTTCCTCCTCATGCTAACTAGAACCCCCTTTATCTTCGGACTTTCCAAACTTTTGTCTATCTTATCATGACAGTCTCCCTCCTCCTCATCTGTTAGTCTTTCATTACCCAATAGATCGGAGTTATTTACGCCATCATTTCCCACAAACCCATACAGATTGTTGCCACCATCTTCCTCAATCGGATCTCTGGATGGCCAGCGGCCTGTAACCGGATCATAGTATCTGTAACCGTAGTAGTAGAGGCCGGTTTCTGCGTCCAGGTATTTGGTGCTGAACTTGAAGCGGTTCCATCCAAGCCAGTCACTGTTACCACCCTCGGATTCTACCTGACCGAAGGGGTGGTACTTATACCATGTAAGCATGGCTCCCGTATCCGAAGTCGTGCCCATGGTATTCCCATTGGCATCCGGATGCACGTGGGCGACCTGGGCTGTCCCACCCCCTGCGGCAAAACGCTCGATCATTAGAAGGCCGCCTACTGTGCCAGCTCCCTCCAAGCTTCCTGTGAGATCGGCTCCCCATGTGTAACGAAGGAATTCCGTCTCTACTCCGGATGCGTTTTTCTTTTGCTCGCTGATCATCAGCCAGCCGCTCCATGAGTAGCGGTGGGTAACACCCGTGGTGGTGTTTTTCCTCTGCACCATTCTGCCCAAAGCATCGTGGATGTATTCGATGTTTCCATTGGCTCGCATGCGGTCCTTCCGATCCCACGTCAAGCTGCGGCCGCGTAGGGAAGTCGTGTTGCCGTTGGAATCATATGACGGCTGATCACCTGTGATCATCGTATATGCGTTTGTATTGCTAGAAGTGTAGTTGACCGTTCCCAGAGCAGGAGTAACTGCGCTGAGGCGGTTACCTGAATCATTGAAGTTAAACTGGTGGGTGGGATTGGTGGTAGGCACGGCTGTTGCAGGGTTCCCTGTTGTCAGGAACTTAGCATGGGTAAGCTGGCCGAGCGAGTCATAATCATAGGCCTGCCCCCCCGCAAATAATGGGGTGGAGATCAAATTCCGCAGCGCACGACGAGGATACCTTGCCGTTCAACCTCCTGACTTTACGCCATAAAAATCCTTTTCTCCCTCCATTTCTGGTAGAAAAAAATAACCACAAAACACACCGCCACCGCGATCAGGACACCGTATTTACTCAGCCAGCTGCCGGCCTGGAAGGGTTTTCCGGTATCGACCATGGAAAAATCACGCATCCGGGCCACCACCGCCTCGACCCCCGAGGGACCGGTGCCGTGTGATACCACTTCTCCAGTCTGACGCTCCACCAACACCATGTGCGGAATGCCATTGGCCGCATATTTTTCCACCAACCCGGTCGATCTGAATACCACCGCCGGCCAGTGCATCTGGTATTTTTTCATGTAGGCAATCATTTTCTCCTCTGATTCATCACTACCGACCAACACGATTTCCACCGGCATCCCCTTCTGGTTGAGCATGCGCTGGTATTCCTCGACCAGCGGCGGGGTCGTTTTCCGGCATGGCGGGCACCAGGAAGCCGAGTAATAGAAGGCAACGTGCGTGGTATCGGCTTTGAGATGAAACGGCACAGGCTCCCCGTGTTCGAGCCGATACAGCGGCACCTCATCCAGCGCCCCGGCATGGAGTGGGCCTGCAACCAAAAGGAGAACGATCAAGCATCGGGAAATCATGCCCCAAAGTCGCCGCAGAACCCGGAAATGCAACCTAACAAATCAAGCGTTTGATCTATGATTAACACCCGGAAATAACACAGTAAACTTGTTATCGTGCCGATTTTTTGTATTGAACAGGCAATGGCAAAGGCAATTTCCGCACAGTTTTTCGCCGTTTGAATTGATCCATCCATGATCCTTATGAAAAAACATACCACCATCACCCACCTGAGCCTGTTAGTCGCTCTCAGCATGGCAGGCAACGCATCCGCGCAAGAGCCGCTCCAACCCGTCCAACCGGCAAAAAACATCAACCAACCCCGGGCCGAGCTGGGTAAGAAATTGTTTTTCGATCCGCGGCTTTCCAAGTCAGGGTTTATCTCCTGCAACTCCTGCCACAACCTCAGCATGGGGGGCTCGGACAACCTGACCAGCTCCATCGGCCACAACTGGCAGCAAGGTCCGATCAACTCACCCACGGTGCTCAACTCCAGCCTGAACTTTGTCCAGTTCTGGGACGGCCGCGCAGCGAACCTCAAGGAACAGGCCGGAGGTCCGATCGCCAACCCCGGTGAAATGGCATCCACCCATACGCTGGCCATTGACATCCTTAATTCCATCCCCGCTTACGTCAAAGAATTCAACCAGGTGTTCGGTGAGAAAAAAATCACCATCGATCACGTGACGGATGCCATTGCCGAGTTTGAAAAAACCCTGGTCACCCCGAACTCACGTTTCGACCAGTGGCTGAAGGGCAACAAGGACGCCATCAGCGAGCAAGAACTCAACGGCTACAAGTTGTTTAAAAGCAACGGATGCGTTGCCTGCCACAACGGCGAGGCTGTCGGCGGCACCATGTACCAGAAAATGGGGCTGATCAAACCTTACCCCACCAGTAACCCGTCCAAAGGCCGATACGAGGTGACCAAAAATGACGCCGACCTCAACATGTTCAAGGTGCCGACACTGCGGAAC
The Akkermansiaceae bacterium DNA segment above includes these coding regions:
- a CDS encoding DNA alkylation repair protein, encoding MTDTPLMKDGLGEAAVERIIDALQAAGAGFSRDSFLRDALSVLENLELKDRVRHIITVMGVHLPASFPETAAILGEIRDHWPETDARDKRQIFAAWPIVDYVAAHGLNHPQIALPLLRYLTPMFSAEFAIRAFLEVHPEQTYSQMLLWCLDSNAHVRRLASEGIRPRLPWGKQLPQYIDNPKPVISLLENLKDDPSDYVRRSVANNLNDVSKDHPDLVIETCRRWQADKVSARQWIIRHATRTMVKDGYRDVFPLLGYTRRPKLDIRHPELSTTHLLLGDALGISTRITSTSTDKQYVVIDYAVHYMKSSGKTASKVFKWKNLRLKPGQSVTLEKSHPFKKITTRRHYPGGHKIEILVNGRHAAETPFELHIP
- the lipA gene encoding lipoyl synthase, whose protein sequence is MNCHGPRMNMDPSLHTERKPDWIKVRLPNDPKFWSTKSMVTDLNLVTVCEEAQCPNRWECWSHGTATFMIAGEKCTRACGFCAVKTARPDPLEADEPQRVAEACKRMNLQHVVITAVARDDLRDGGAEHFKFVIEAVRAANPGIIIEVLTPDFNDKDFALELCMSGRPHIFNHNIETVERLTALVRSRAKYQRSLTVLKKAKAIAGGKVVTKSGLMLGLGEKEVEVLQAMDDLRTHDVTVLTLGQYLRPSPRHLPVVDYVKPEKFAEYKQIALAKGFRHVASGPLVRSSYHAADFRPELDLIDDIEKEAAAAQA
- a CDS encoding U32 family peptidase, translated to MSGTTDRSPELLSPAGNWDCARAAVANGADAIFFGLPKFNARLRADNFTDDDLPELMEFLHAHGVRGFVTMNTLIFTGEMESAEAQLRLLDQCGVDAIIVQDLGLARLARHVAPNLEIHASTQMTITSPEGLQFADQLYQLDRAVLARELSLQEIGKFKPTESVALEVFVHGALCVAYSGQCLTSESLGQRSANRGECAQACRMPYTLVIDGEERDLEEVRYLLSPQDLAAVDLIPDLVRQGVVSYKIEGRLKSPEYVAAITRVYRKAIDAAVAGKESPITREDRYSMEMTFSRGLSTGWLEGTNHPRLTHGRFGKKRGVYVGEVTACERGWVEVKLATGIPMKAGDGVVFDAGENRDDEQGARIWEVQGNRLLFHREQSGLDWNKIKEGIKDGLKIWKTDDPKLNKALKASWKNARLEPIRDTLNITVAGEAGQAMVLRCGKVSVTSSETLEAAQSRPFTTEFLEQQLGRLGGTAWKLGTVTNELVGAVMMPVSAVNRLRRALVEAMDQEPAQANLGVPPASTQVSLKDLLPTRKTDESHHRELSALCRSMEQVEAALDVGITNIYVDFEDIRRGKEAVALVRQSKGARIHLATPRIQKPGEAGFFKVVERAEPDGVLIRNLGGVAYFKDRADLYKTGDFSLNCANPLTAKILSEEGGLDHLTVSYDLNIRQVLDLLLAAPTDWFELTLHQHMPMFHMEHCVFCSFMSEGTSILDCGKPCEKHHVQMKDRVGQLHTLKADVGCRNTLFNGRAQTGARFYQQMRGTGLRRFRIDLLDEDATATGETLKAYQQLLSGETSGSHLWQDLDVMEKLGVTEGTLEVKS
- a CDS encoding segregation/condensation protein A — translated: METTDYKVRLDIFEGPLDLLLYLIKKDEVDIHTISIERITKQYLTYIDTFKMLNIDLASEFIVMAANLMYIKSRTLLPKSVMPPEEDIEEDDPRWELIRQLIEYKKFKDAAGFLSRKETEQENFFAHMPEKTAPPVEDADEPLPDVNIFDLIRAFQNVLKRFEESTDLGDIVDDRFTVSDKIEYLLGAMAPGASIKFTALFLAATSKAEVIVTFLAVLELMKMNQFRIRQDTILGEIEVQRKEVT
- a CDS encoding TIM barrel protein; amino-acid sequence: MINHSVSRWCFGSTPLDSLCEKCHQLGISALDLLTLDEIPVVQNLGIECSITAAHPDADGIGDIEKGFNNPAYHPALHAIYRKLIPAAANLGVQQVICFSGNREGVSDDLGMAHCAAGLAPLIPLAGQHGVTLVMELLNSKVDHPDYQCDHTAWGVALCQMMDSAHFKLLYDIYHMQIMEGDVIRTIRENHRYISHYHTAGVPGRHEFDERQELNYPAITRAIAATGFDGYIGQEYVPTTDDPFVFLPRALELCSGYPPPRHRYGPGGDSLWPHHQTPCLKNYDEHGRMFHSSCHHKVR